A window of Candidatus Purcelliella pentastirinorum contains these coding sequences:
- a CDS encoding BolA family protein yields the protein MFIIVYYTYNIHCFYIIMNNNKVKSIILDKIPLHELHVSGNEYHIKIIAVSDIFIGLTNVKKQQIIYKPLRDFIINNTIHSISIESYTLEEWSKHSI from the coding sequence ATGTTTATTATTGTATATTATACATACAATATACATTGTTTTTATATCATTATGAATAATAATAAAGTTAAATCAATTATTTTAGATAAAATACCTTTACACGAATTACATGTTAGTGGTAATGAGTATCATATAAAGATTATAGCTGTTAGTGATATATTTATTGGTTTGACTAATGTAAAAAAACAACAAATTATATATAAACCATTAAGAGATTTTATCATTAATAATACAATTCACTCAATTTCTATTGAATCATATACATTGGAAGAATGGTCTAAACATTCTATTTAA